In the Arachis stenosperma cultivar V10309 chromosome 8, arast.V10309.gnm1.PFL2, whole genome shotgun sequence genome, CAATTACTTGGTTAATACCCTTATTCCAAGCAATATCAAGCCCAATGTTAATGGCACTAATAGGAGTTGGTTAATACCCTTATTCCAAGGCCCAATAGGAGTTGAACTTATAGAGGCTTAAATTCTAATAGCCAATAAGTCTTAGCTAACATGGCATATCTCCTACCTAGGAAATGGAatttcactaagcctcataaaATGTAGTTGGGAATGGATACAACAAATTTGAGCCATTATTAATTATGACATTCAATTTAGGATAGTTACAAACTTGAAGAGATAGTCTAAAGTacaaaagcaaaataaaaaatgcacaCTAACATAGATATGACTTAATAATTAAGGTGCAGACTTGTGCCTGCAAAGAACTTTACACCTTAAGATCCTATCCTGAACATAAAATCCTGGATTCACCATGATCTTAACCCTATTTGGACCCTGTGATCTCTGCCTATCATTAACCATATCTTCCATGTATTGAGGATCAAAGCTCCTATTCTCTTCTACCCTTAAGATTCCCAATGGAGGGTTGAAAGAAAATGCCAACAAATGCAGCAACCATATGCATTTTGCTGCCACAAAGAATGCTTGAAGAAGTTGCTCAGGCCAAGGCCTAGTCCAATTCAGTAATGTGATTATACCACTCATTTTCTGATCACAGAACTTGCTAAATTCTTCACTGTAATACTTTGTACCCTTCTTCAACACTTCATTCCAGCTCAAGTTTCGCAGCGCCACGAAAGACGAGAATTGCGCCTGCCTATCCTGCCTAGGATCCAAGAACTTGGCACAGCCATTCTTCTGGAACACGCAATTCTCGAAGTCTTGGTAGAGAGATTGGTTTATGAAGGATTCAAAATGATACAATACTGCTTTTGAGTACTTTGAATTGAGTGAAAGCCTGTATGGTTGAAGAAGCAAGTTCAAATTGTGAATCAAACATTGATCAGTTTCTTCAACTTGGCAGATAAGTTGCTTGCAGAATTGCTTCACTGATAGCCTCGATTCGGATACCATCTGTAGGAATCCCTCAACCATGACTTCTTCATTCACAGGCATCAAATTCTCTTCTCCATTGCTCCCCTCATGTAAAGCTCCTCTCTGTGTTGACTCTTTTCTTGCCACACCATGCTTCAATGCATTCTTCAGCTCCTCACAATAGTTCTCCAAGTATTCCAGCTTCTGCTTGAGTTCCCCCAATGAAGTTCTCATCTCAGAAACTTCCATTAATGCTGCATCCCTACTCTCATTTGCTTCCATTAACTCCCTCTTGAGTGTCTCAATTGAAACTATTCCCATGTCCTTAAGAACTTGAGAAACTTCCTCAGATTCAGTTCTGTTTGGGGAACTCATCATCACATTCTTGCTATGCTTCTTCTTGAACCGAGGAAATAGCCATGACATAACACCTTTACTTTTAGGCTGTGTTTGGAAAGAAGCATGAGAATCAGTGAGTGGAACAACAATGTTGGAGCTTCTGCTGTTCCTTGTGCTCTCAAATTCACTAGTAATGATAGCAGGCTTGCACCGATTGCACGACGAAACCGGCCTCAAATCTTCCAAGCTGTTCCTTCTTCTTGATTTAAAGTAGTCATTGGCAGGTGAGGATTGAAGAACTGTGATGTTGTTTGCACAAGAACCGGTCACGGATTTGCTATCTTCAGCAGAACATGTGTGAGAATCTAAGTTGGAGAAACCAAAAGGTAATCCCTTTCTTGAACATGATTTCTCTTTGTAATCTGGAGCAATGTTTTCCATGGTGGTGTTTCCTCCTTCTAAGGGGTTCTCATCCCAACTTTCCGATCTTGTTGGGTTCTGATGATGATACCCTCCTGCCAAAGGGTCATCTTCATAGCTCTGTCAATGATACATAATATTCATCACAAAAGCAAGACAAAGCAAAAgcttaaaacaaaaacaaaagtcAACTCCTTTCTTGGTTTGTTTCTAGAAATTAAACAATGGTGAGGGTGAAAATGCCATGATGAGAAGCAAGAAAGTGAAGGAGAATTGGTCATACTGGTGTGAAAACAGGGTAATCATGAGCAGAGTAGTGAGAAGCAGGGGAAGGTGATGGGAATCTAGCATTGGCAGGGCTACTTCCTTGTGTCAAAGCAGCATGTAGTGCTCTTAGCTCCACTGCTTTGGCTATGGCTGTTTGGATTTCTTCTCTGCTTATTTCAGGCTTGCCATTGTTCTTGCTCTTATGATCTTCAAAAATCTGTGCAGTGCtcatggtggtggtggtggtagcaGTTGCATCCATCATGAAAAACAGAGGAAAGAACAAAATGAAGCATGTAAATGCTGAGAAGATAATATGTGCAGTTATGCACTGGAATatgtttttatattattattattattattattattataatatggTAAGAATTTTTTGTTGAGAATTGAAGGAAAAAAAGATGAGTAACATGTGGTATCCAACGGTTGGATTTGGTCCTAAGGTTGTGTGTATCTATGGTTGGAATAGGATCTTGGAGAAccagaaaaaaatatagaataagAGGTAGAAAGGGTCATCTCAAATCCAATGAGTGTTTTTTTGTCTCTGTTCtcaaatgaagaaaaaaaaaaaaactagtgGCATGGGAATGAGGGCATGTGAATGAGAACAACAGAGACTGAGAGAATGAGCTAATTTATGGCAGTGATAACatgatttattttaatttttttggtatttCTCATTTTACTATTATATAGTAAAGTGTCACACTTTGTCATATAATAATAAAACGatgaattttaaatatatatatatatatatatattatatatatatatataagtatacaTTAATCCacattaaaatattaaatatatactaaaaataagtTAGACCGTGTAAAAAATTATAGATTTTGGTGTGCAAACACAATTtacttttgaaaaaagattaaggactagtacttttattttatattaatcaaCACTTTTAACTATTAGTTCAATATCTTTACTCTagtaatttaatatatattttttattactatttttaaatattattaactaattattaataaaaaattataataatcatCTAATATTATTCTTTACTTTTGTTGGTAAGTACTTAACCATCAGTATATTTTTAtgatgttaaaaaaaaaagaccaaGTGtgcttattaaaaattattggtCCCCAAATTTTCACATATATATCCCCCCCGCCCCCCCGGCGCCCCCAGCAATGTGTGACTAGTTTACCAAGATGCCCACATGCGAAAAGTTACCTTAAACCAGAATTTGGTATTTGCTTTTGAACCAAAATTGAGAAGTTTCATTTGATTCCATTGCATTCCAACCACTATTATCCCACAATCCTAAGGTCAAGTGACACAGCTTTCAGTTTGTGGACAACGTCAAATGTCAACAAGATGTTGCTTTAATACTCATTCACTTAACACTTTGTGTGTGTAATCATGACATGTCTATGTTGCTCTTCtgaaacattgttcaaaaagtTATCAAGTACTTCCCCTTTTACACGGGGTTGGTGAATTCGCCTAATTCAGCCTCCCTGCTCTAATTAATTCTTATAACACTTTTTTTaatctcatcattctcctatcaTATATGTAGCATGTGGTAATAAACACGAGTCTTGTAATTTAGTGGTTAGTTCACTAGTTCACGTAAGAAAGTGTCGaaagtttgaattttgttttgtggATGCAGTAATTCATTGACTaacaacaaatatttaaatagAATTTCGATCCACAATGAATTAAACTGAGAAATACCGTAAGAAACCAAAATAAAGACGAGCCTTGTTATTTTTTCCTCCCATGCAAAACCTACGTGCTGATGACTCTTCATGAAGTTTAAAATCATAAACTTGTCCATTAAACGAAAGGTCACTGAACATTTTCGAGAGCGGggtaaaaaagtaaataatacaaaaatcatatttgtgaaattgacataaaaaaaatgaaaatgccATCGTATATATAAAGCAGACTAAGTTTGATATGTTATCCATCAAGATAATTTTGAATTATGATtccaaattatattattaaattagtttagtGCATAAGACACTAAATTTATCTGGATGCATCCAACACATTTTTCTAATCGGAATAGTAACCCTAGGTTAACATTGGTATAGACTTAAACGACTTCTGTTTTATTCTTTCAGATCCTTGATTTTAAGCAAGTGTGGCAGAGGGGTAATATCGTCCATGTATAAATCGAGGATTAATAATATTGAGCCACGCAAGCATGCAGATTTTTCGGCCGAAAGGGGAAGAAAATTAACCTAAAAGAGCCAAAGCCTTCCAAAAACTTTACAGACTATGAATCTTGCAGTACGTGAGGTCATATGGGGGACcaatataaaattacaaaaagcCCATCATGAGCTATGTATAAATACAAGTGCCAATagggtatttttgaaaatgccgtatttatttttcttggattcttatGGCCCCTTTTAATATAAATTGGAATTCCATGTAGGACAATGGAATTGTTTAATGATGAGGCGTTTTGCTGTGACTATgaccatttttctttttcctgtACAAAGTCttcatattttataaatatattatttttatattaaaattaattattaaaatcaatcataaaattaattattatatatttatatatatataatttattttattttaatatatattttatattaataattaattttagtaattaattttaatatacaccaAATATAgctaatattttatatatagaaATTAAGATCTCCCGAAGCCAAAGCTGCTAGACCAGCAGTTAGTAGGATTTGTCAAACCACCACATGCAAAAAATGTCTTTCTTGTTTATTTGATAGCGTTGGCACAGATTCGTGGAATTAACTTATGGtacttatttatttctttcatttataaatatattaaatttaattttgatatattatccgtaaaaattagatttttatatatatatttaattacgTAATACTATACCAATACAAATAACTATCATTTTAAAACAAATGTGATTAGACAactatataaatattttacactattattatattaaaattaaatctagatattataataataataataaatgtaaTATTAACTAAGATGATTAATATTTTATACTCAAACTAAGAAATTTTGGATATTTTGTCTTCaggtattaaaaataaaatttaaaatttttttttattagtatatataataaaagacaTAATGTCACTTAGAATATGTCACAACCACTTTAGCAGCTGATAGTAGGTAGTTTAGCAATCTTTTAGAACATGGGTGTATTTGGTTTTGACTATATATGAAGTAGTTGGGACTTGGGACTAACGAGAGGTTTAGTCTTCCCCTAACCaactaaattttatttgtgtTCCTACCAAACCAGAAAAAAACACACTTTACATGATTTGatcttcataattttttattaaaagatataaaataggataatttacactcataaattaaaataagaattaaaattagataaaggtcttaaattaatttttgttacaCGTCTatcttataatatttttatgtaaatcgaaccaattgaatttaatttatctataatagtaataaattaaatcaaCTAAATTCaatttactatatatatatatatatatatatatatatatatatatatatatatatatattacagaagtaataaatcgaattaattagaagggtaaagtatattttttgttcttaaaatttgataaaaattttaaaaatactcctaagttttattttgtttcaattttgtctcaCAAGTTTTCGATTTACATCAAATATATTTCTAACagttaatttttcaaaaaatttaagatcaattcaacaacaattttataaaaacaaTTCTCAATACAAACAGATCAAgtataattttcatgcattattgttagattggtcttaaattttttaaaaatttagccataaaaaatatatttgatataaataaaaaacttttaaaataaaattaaaacaaaataaaatttaaaaataattttaaaatttttatcaaatttcaaaaataaaaatatactttaccctaaTTAGAATTTGGAGATAAGTAGTCACCGAAAAAAGAATTTGGAGATAAGTATCATCGCATGCACCATGAAGGGTGTGTAAATCTTATGTGGATCCCTTGCACTCATTATTGAGGCATTCTCTGATCTGCTCATCTGCATTAAGctttatcttttaattaaaatcaattgAAGTTTGATAGATTAACAACAAATTGTGATTAATTTGGACACTCTTTAGTCTTTTCCTTAAAATAAGAAGGCATCAAATGGGACCACATAAGAAATATAATGCCATATATGGATTGATGATGGTGTAAACTTCACTCAAGCAGGTGCGTTTGCTTCCTTATGTTCCTTCTTCAATTATTTGATTATCTATGAGCAAAGCAAATTTAACTCAACACCTTCATTAGTGGCTTGCAATTGGAAAATAAATTACTATTtcagaaaatgaataaattattattttttatttataaaatatcatatttctatatttttgtagcataaattatttaaaattatcaacgttatgaatttttataaatataaataatttattctactttcttattaacTATTGACTATtagaaagattttaaaaaagaattaaatacaaaaacacaaaataaaaaatattatatttaactcaaaaccttaaaattttaaattaataaatttcttatcttataaattttttatttttttatttttttcgactAATTCCATACACTCCTTCATATTTGCAATATTAACACTTAGGATAATGCTAtgtgtatactaaaattaactactaaaGTCGGCtactagtataaaatacatgctagaa is a window encoding:
- the LOC130943912 gene encoding IRK-interacting protein-like codes for the protein MMDATATTTTTMSTAQIFEDHKSKNNGKPEISREEIQTAIAKAVELRALHAALTQGSSPANARFPSPSPASHYSAHDYPVFTPSYEDDPLAGGYHHQNPTRSESWDENPLEGGNTTMENIAPDYKEKSCSRKGLPFGFSNLDSHTCSAEDSKSVTGSCANNITVLQSSPANDYFKSRRRNSLEDLRPVSSCNRCKPAIITSEFESTRNSRSSNIVVPLTDSHASFQTQPKSKGVMSWLFPRFKKKHSKNVMMSSPNRTESEEVSQVLKDMGIVSIETLKRELMEANESRDAALMEVSEMRTSLGELKQKLEYLENYCEELKNALKHGVARKESTQRGALHEGSNGEENLMPVNEEVMVEGFLQMVSESRLSVKQFCKQLICQVEETDQCLIHNLNLLLQPYRLSLNSKYSKAVLYHFESFINQSLYQDFENCVFQKNGCAKFLDPRQDRQAQFSSFVALRNLSWNEVLKKGTKYYSEEFSKFCDQKMSGIITLLNWTRPWPEQLLQAFFVAAKCIWLLHLLAFSFNPPLGILRVEENRSFDPQYMEDMVNDRQRSQGPNRVKIMVNPGFYVQDRILRCKVLCRHKSAP